In Buteo buteo chromosome 16, bButBut1.hap1.1, whole genome shotgun sequence, the DNA window gatgaATGGCTGCTGTTAAATGCtatggaaggaaagaagagaccagagaaagaaagaaacccaaacaaaacgAAGAACCCAGAGAACCCAAGACTATTATGTGAGCACATCCCTTCTGAATGTTTTAGATGAGTCACTGTGTCAAAATGAATCCTGTGTTTATTCCCTAAAAAATTATGACCAAGAGGATTTTCAGTAAGGAGCTAGGGGACTGTCTCCACTGCCCCTCTGCAGAGTTTGGCCGTGGCCAGCCAGGCCCCTTCTGAATACTCTGCTCAATTACTTCTTCAGTTTTATTCAGTCAGACTCCTTTACAGCAAAGCTATGCAATAAAACCAGTTCTACAGAATTGGTACCACACCTGCTACTGAGACACACTCTTCAGAATTGAAGCTGCCGCTTAATAAACACAGGCTCTAGCTGAATGACAGCTTAGTCTCACCTCCCGCTCCTGAAGCGCTCTGAACCACCTTGCCTCCATATGGCCACAGCTCTGAATCTGTTCACGCTCGGGCTCGCTGCTGGAGGTTTTGCCTTCCAGGAACAGTGGGCCAGCACTCAGCGCCAGCACCCTGCAGGTGTACCTCACTTAGCCAAGAATTGAGTCACAAACAGCATCTTCCATTAGGTGTCAAGTCACTCAGGTAAACAGTTTTTACTTTTCCTAACAGATGAATTAAACTGCTAAcaaatagagagagagagagtgagagcACACACCTTCCCAAGCCCAATGCCAAAGGCAGCACTAGACTTTCATACCACTATAATAGATACATTTTAAGAGGACTGCAGCCTATATATTTAAGGTCTTGCTATTATCAAATATTATATATCTATTCAAataacctttctttttaaaaaactatcaGAAAGGCTTCTCAGCACCATAATGTGTGCATGCTGGCGTGAAGTACACTGTTGACCTTAGTATATCACTTGTCATTTGGTTAATGCTCCATGAGATCCAAATTTGGACACACATTTGTGGTGCTTGTTTTCAGATCTCATGGTCAATCTGTTGGATGCACGGCCACCCAGACACAGCAATAAATATGAGTTGGAAGCTTGTTGATACACACTGCAGAGAATGCTAGAttccaaagaaaaccaaacccacagtATCAGACTCTGTCCTCCCTCCTCTCACAGACCACCCCACATCATGCCGCGCAAATAATTTACTTCCCCAAAAGGGATGTTAGAGAGGGTAGAACTCGATCCACTTCACAGAAAACCTTCCACTTGTCACTGCagtattttcaagaaaacacCAGTAGTTGCTCCCATATAAACACCTCCTGTATATGCCATATCCTCAGCACTTATCTCAAGGATAAGTTATGAAAGAGTATTTGCACTTGATTCCTTAAAAATTTGAAGTGGAAACAGATAACAACATCATGGCATTCCACTCAAACAGTCACACCATACTGAAACATTTCTGAGTCGCTCTTCACCACATACCAGACTAGAATAAATATACATAAagaattaaagaataaaaaaaaatcatgggttGACGAGATCAGCATATTAAGGTATATATGATATGCTTGACTTCCTCATTCTTACTTTAATTCAGTCTTGTTTGTATAAAACCTGAAGTGAGGAGTAAGAGTTGTAACACTCAGATCCCCAGCTAGTTATGTATtccaaagtaaaaattaatgacatctgataaattcagaaaatttgCATTTAGATTTTTATCTTAAATTCTTGCAACTGTGAACATATTTGGAGATAGGATCAGACCCATTTCTAGCAGCACGTTTTTCTTAACAGAACTCATTTAGCTGCTTTAGTTGGTAGAAGATAtgccttttcctgttttcatctCACAAAGCGTACCGTAGGAAACTCTGTGATAATAAGAAGCTATCTTTTGTTAAATTAATAGTTGCATAGTACACGGAACAATAGTTTCTATAGTTTACAGAAAACAGTCACCCTTCTGAAATACCAGTTCAAAGACTTTCAAAGGATTAAGCAATATGCACTGCCTACCCACTTTGCCATAAATACTGCAATTTCTGCGGGCTCCGTAATGACAGAGCTCAGTCACGAGAGCAGCGCAGTCGGTCAGGCTGGTCCCAGACGTGCCGGTGCGTGCGGCGAAGGCTGCCCCAGCTCACCTCGCCTCACCTGTACAGCACGTTCCTGACCCGTGTCCtacgccgccgccgcctttaTTGGACCTGCGCTCCCCTCTTCCCACCAGACTAATTGCACCCTGGGCCATAGCAGTATTTCAACAGGTTCTTGAGTATTTCGTAGAGCTCAAAGGTAAGtctgatgggttttttttttttaatgtttattagTGGATCTGATTAATAATCATGGTGTTCTTTTATACAGCGTTTGGCAATCGGTGCTGTTGTAGCCAAATTCTGCTTAGAGtgtatttctgagaaaataattggaaaaaaccccccatTTTGTGATTCAAACTTTAAAGCAGAGAAGTAGCAACCATAAACAATTGCAGTATTTCACTCAAATTCATACTTTTCTTTAGTGGGTATTTATGCTCCTTACCAAGCAAGTATAGAATTTCTCTCAGAGTCAGTTCAGAGCCATTTTAAGTGTGTGGGGTGGTGGTGAAGGGAAGCATTCTGTGTATGCTACTTTATACCAAATTTCTGTAAGGAAACATATTGCTACATTGTTATTGCTTCTGCTGAGTTTAGTTATACTGAAAATGAACCGGAAATACCCACTTAGGAAGCTCAGCCAGTATACTTATACTTGTCAGGCTGCTAGCTagaaacagaggggaaaaattaaattaattatagAATACAATTCATATTTATATTCCTCCTTAGAATTCACTACAAacttacaaattattttctcagtacaaaaattaaaatatatttaatcttGAAAATTTAATATTCATTGCTCATTAAATTGAGAAGTATCTCATCCTTGGAGAGCAATCCAAAATTTAGAGCAAAGAGCAAAAACCCAACAAGTTTCTGGGACCATCatttgctgttatttctttctgaattctAGAAGAGTAATTCTCTATATGTTGCTTTATATTTGTTCCGTCTATTTTTGGATCACTGATGTAAAGgtaaaaataatctgctttaTGCGGCTTAAAAAGCGTAGCAAGTGTGAAAGCTCTGCGAATAGGAACATGTTACTCCAGaccacaagaaagaaagaagtgccATTAATAATTTGCTTATCATGTCACTGTTTAGTACATAAAGTACTTTCTAATTACTCCTGTAAGGGAAGGAAACAGTGCAAGGTTCAATTTATTGGTATGCAAAAGAAGGTCCTTTGAATTTATAGTGCTGAAGATTGTATCATCTACCCAGAAGAAGAAGTTGAAATGATTGTATTCTTGACAGTTGCAAAGATTTTGCAGACATTACACCTACCACTGGCAGCTGCTGGGTTGTGTTCAGGAAATACATGTTGCAGTTACTTTATCATgccaaaaatctatttttaaatacttaaaataccACTAGATATACATTTATATGAAAATCGCCATATAAGAATTTATtaggacatttttttctgtgttgcagaAATATGCAGCACAAATCTGAGCAGTTTAAGGAAAAGACAAAGCCAGATGCAGTATCAATGCAACCTTCACGGTGAAGTCCATAGACCCAGGGGAGGTTGATATGAATGGAACCAGGGCTTCATCCAGAGTGTAGGTGTGCAGATGTACATGTATGTGCACTAGCAGCTTCATACTGAATACTTTCTGCTGTAAAGCAACTTTAATCTTTATTAATTACAGAATAACAAGGGGTTTTGTAGCCTTTTTTCAATTTACttcaattaaaagaaagaagtctgTATGATATAGAATCTCAAACTCCTCAAGGTGGCTGTACCTACACGAGTATTTTAATCCACATCCACAGTGTGCTTTTAAAGTCTCCTGATCAACTCCACTTGTTGCCCTTTGGCTTACACCACTGGGCCCTCCTGTCAGTAAGCTAAGTGATGTGCTCCAGGAGCAGCCTAACATAGGCCAGCTCTAAAGGGTCCTCAGTCAAAGGGAAGAGATTGTGGCAAGTTCAGAGTAAAGCCCCTCCAGAAACGTGTGACGAGTGAGTATCAAGCCCTCAGCACCTCTGTGGATCACTTGCAACCGGGCTACACATTTTCCAGTATAGACACAATCAGTGCATACTCAGGTTCACGCTGGAGGGCCATTTTCATGGGAAATTGCATTCACACCTTGGTGAATTCCTTGAATAAGGGCCACTACATCTCTTCATAAAGCCATACACTGAAGGAGAAATTTTACCCTTCCCCTTTTTGGAgttggcttttgttttctacCCAGCTGTCATAGGTCTCATGAAATTTGACTCTAGCAGCACAGAACCAAACGCAAAGTgcaaagtcactgaaaaaaCATGGTGGTGACTGTCCTATGTAAACCTCTCTTCTTTTATGCTAAAAAAAGCTAGATCTAATCTAGGTAACTGAACTGCAGCCTAATCCCACACTGATGTTGTTTCTACTCACTTCAGGCTATGCCTACTGCACTGATTTCCACTGAGCTAGTACTGAGTAACGTGAATACCAGTGAATGAAGAAGCaagactggttttttttccccattaataATCTGTTCATAGCTTCCTTATACACTTACTTGACCACCTAATTTCAGGTTTGGGCTCTTCTGCAAGTTTGGCTAATCTATAGCACTGCTGTTTTACTGCAATAGCACTATTTGCATATTAAGCTCTAAAGGCAATGAGTATCTTTGAAgaacttcagtgtttttctaAACTGTATGAACATTAATGTTGCACTAGAAAAAGAAGAGTTCATTATTACACACAAAAGGATTTCCAGGAAGCAGTTCATCACAGCCTGAGAACTAGAGCACACAACTTTCAAAGCAAGGAGGTTTCTTCTCTATGGTTCGCTATGAGGAAAGTTACACAAGTAAGCCAATcagaaaaaatgacaaagaattTGTTCAGCAAGGATATTGACTCCTTTGTACACTCTTCTGTAAACTAAAATTATAGTTAAAGTGAAAGCGTAATTCTCCTATGTAGTTTAGTTACAGTGAAGGCATAATGAGCAATATGATCAAACCCACTTTGTTCACTAATGACTATTAATACAAGGAAGGAAAGACCATGCCACTGAATTAAAACAACaatactgttaaaaagaaagcGCGTGTTTGACAACTTTGTAAAAtacaacaggtttttttcttcttcactatTTTGCAGTTATTAGTACTAACAAATCAAAATCTAATATTCAGATTGCACAGCATTTCATAGTCAGGTGGAGCCGTATCATTCAAATTGTAAACATAATCGGAGCTGATAATTGAACTCCAAAGGAGTTTTCTTTGGCTTGCTTGTTTGGGGTCAAAGTGGTTATCATGAGTTTGACTGATACTCAAGCAGAAGTTCTCTGTTCTATTTTTCGCTAAATAAGTTACAAATGCTTTCCAAGCATAGATCCTTCCCACCATATAACTGACCTTAACTTGGGAAATAAGCAGTGTTGAGACACAGAATATATgttaaaaagcagattaaatAGCATTTTACAAATACACATGCATTTCAAGTAATAGTACCATCTTCTAACcatgaaagaaataagaataaagaTAAAATGAGATACCTTAACAGGATATTTAATTATCGTCTACCCATTGATATAACATTACCCATAGCTGACTGCTATCTACTGTTACTGTACATGCACTTTCCATTGCTCTGACAGTGTTACACACAAAGAAGCTAACCTGGGGTAAATgcacaattaaataaaaaaaaaaactcaaaaagccccaaaccaaacaagagAACAAAAACAGCTCtcaccccccccgccctcccaaaaacccaaacaaaacacccacAGGAAAAAGCATAAGACGTAGGAGGGGaggctgaaaatgaaagaaatagttCCTTTTTCCAGGTGGATATCTCCTTTCTTCAGGCGGTAAAGTACCTACATACATGGACACCTAATTAAGTAATGATGCTGAAGATGTAACTTATTATACTTTTTATTGTGCTGCCACATGAGAGGTTATGTGTTTGAGTTAAAAACTACATGACCTCAACCTGTCCCATATGTAGAAcggccccccccgccaaaaCCCCACGGATATACAGAACAGCGTACCTGCTACGATCATGTGACTTCAAGTTGAGTTTTTCTCATCCTTCTCAATCtaacatttgaaaaatttatatataatatacagCTTCTAGTTTCCTATAGGAAAAGAAGCTTCCACACAAATTCAGCATCATCCATAAACCCCGGACTGATTTAGTTTTCAATTTGCTCCTGGCAGCATTCATATGACGGTCACTGCTCAGGGTCACAAAACATTATCCATCAACTTTCAGGGCTACTTGCAACAATTATATTTCTTCACAATGGAGCATAACTCTTTAGCATGCTCTTGGAGTTGCTGCCTGCCCAGAAAACGTTGCCTCAAGCATGCCATCCCAATATGTATCATTACCTCATTCTATAGCAAAATGGTTTTGAATTATTCCCCTCTGAATATGAGGCCTGTTTACAGAACCATGGCATTTTTTTGTGCAAAAAGCTTTTGTTGATCGTCAATATCATATTAGGTCATTAACACTCAGGGATGTAAAGTTTTCAGCATCAACACATGGTAAACTAGTGAGATTTCTATAGTATTACACTAACTTTTTTACCAGTTTATTTGGGTCTTAACTGGGTagctttgttttgcaaaataaaataatggacAAAAGTGAATTTCTTGCAGGTTCTGTatataacaaaacaaactttgaaGTCAACACCATGCAACCCTCCTGTGgaatgattttcatttttctgcttgtaaGGCTGCAATGGAATAAAAGCAATACCGAGGGCAGAAAAGTAAACGAAACAAATAATGGAAATAGCACAATTACAGACAACAATCGGTCTACAGTGCAACCAGCTTCACAGAGATTTGTTCTGCCTACGAGTACTGCCATAAACCCTCCTACCATCAGTCATGCTGCACCGACAACTGCCAGTGCCAAAGAAAATTTGTCGAAAAGAGCAGAGATGAGCAGTTGGCCAAACAGCACACCCCCGAGGTCCACTGATGGCACCACTTCATCTTCAAATGTCACGATGGTATCGAAAGAGGGAATAAATAACTCTGCCACAAACTTCAACAGAATCCCAACGTCTTTTGCGACATTTACAACAATGGCTGACTTTTATGGAGTGACCAGAAGTGCTGCGGCTACTTCTGCTTCCACAGCGACACCAATTAACTCCACAGTCACCTACAGTACCCCTTCAGCTGCGACACTCCCCAGTGATAACTCCTCAATCAACCCCACCGCATCATCCCCCACCAGTATCACTCTGACATCACCCATGGTGAAGCGGGACAGTCCTACGCCAAACTTCAACCCCATTCAGCAGACAACAGAGCTGAATCATAATTTCAGCAATTCTACTCCATCATCTAATTCCAAAGATGCCAATGAAGGTAAGCATCCAACTAAAGTCCAACTGGTTTAATAAAATCATAATGCTGAACtaaacccttttttttcattgaacaGGAGGCTTTATAAGATGTATGAATTAATAAGTGACTTAGTACAGACTAAAACTAAAACtcactcaaaataaaaaatattttttaaaattatgtgctgtttgcttgtttgtttaacACTTCCAAGAGTGGGGGAACCTAACGACAGGTACTGCCCATTCACACTGGAGTGGACCTTCAAAGCAGCTGTgtagaaataacatttaaaacatgTAACATGTCAACTCATTTAAGTTCAGAAACTTTTGTAACCAAAGATGACTTCTTATAAATACTTCCAAAGGAATTACTCATTAAGCATTTAATTATCAAGTTGAGTATGCGTGGGAAAACAATGGAGCATAAAACTGTCATGGCACTTCTCTATCCTGCTGTTCTGAATCAGgtcttcaggaaaagaaaaagaaagatcaaaagAGACAGTAATTTTTTGCCATTAATTAGCTTTCACGCTTTTAACACGGGACTGAAAGGCTTATCCATCATATCCAGTAGAGTACAGTTTGTACTAAGAACTGAAAGAGCATCAG includes these proteins:
- the MUC15 gene encoding mucin-15 isoform X2, which gives rise to MQPSCGMIFIFLLVRLQWNKSNTEGRKVNETNNGNSTITDNNRSTVQPASQRFVLPTSTAINPPTISHAAPTTASAKENLSKRAEMSSWPNSTPPRSTDGTTSSSNVTMVSKEGINNSATNFNRIPTSFATFTTMADFYGVTRSAAATSASTATPINSTVTYSTPSAATLPSDNSSINPTASSPTSITLTSPMVKRDSPTPNFNPIQQTTELNHNFSNSTPSSNSKDANEDKTNKGGMIVGVIVGAILGSILIGLIGYFICGKKRSESFSHRRLYDDTRNDPVLHLDNSLGPYDTSFGCASDDKTSPADKAEEDNAGSPSDGIPMADMTPPHPSP
- the MUC15 gene encoding mucin-15 isoform X1, yielding MDKSEFLAGSVYNKTNFEVNTMQPSCGMIFIFLLVRLQWNKSNTEGRKVNETNNGNSTITDNNRSTVQPASQRFVLPTSTAINPPTISHAAPTTASAKENLSKRAEMSSWPNSTPPRSTDGTTSSSNVTMVSKEGINNSATNFNRIPTSFATFTTMADFYGVTRSAAATSASTATPINSTVTYSTPSAATLPSDNSSINPTASSPTSITLTSPMVKRDSPTPNFNPIQQTTELNHNFSNSTPSSNSKDANEDKTNKGGMIVGVIVGAILGSILIGLIGYFICGKKRSESFSHRRLYDDTRNDPVLHLDNSLGPYDTSFGCASDDKTSPADKAEEDNAGSPSDGIPMADMTPPHPSP